One Terriglobales bacterium DNA segment encodes these proteins:
- a CDS encoding alpha/beta fold hydrolase — MFPSKKIVVLTPDTNAVEGFQPADFCPRRGLGGGHRQTLANPFFPRFLRLPGHEEQLFEVEDGARVLCHCHWQRDRQSALTILIVHGLEGSSESSYVRGTTHKAFSAGMNVVRMNVRNCGGTEHLAPSLYHSGLSADIDAVTRALISEHKLRRLALIGFSMGGNQVLKLAGEWGTEGPSELRAVVAVSPAIDLGPSADALHLPANRVYEWHFLWLLKRRLRRKARLFADAYDLDCLRGVRTLRQFDNQVTARYCNFADADDYYRRASAFPVLDRIAAPTLVIHAKDDPFIRILPETRAKLLANPKIHLIETKHGGHCGFLAAADGYDGRWAERTAVEFLTRF; from the coding sequence GTGTTTCCGTCCAAAAAAATTGTAGTGTTGACGCCGGATACGAATGCCGTGGAAGGCTTCCAACCAGCGGACTTCTGCCCCCGGCGAGGACTGGGAGGGGGTCATCGCCAAACCCTGGCCAACCCGTTTTTTCCGCGATTTCTCAGACTTCCTGGCCACGAGGAGCAGCTGTTTGAGGTGGAGGATGGCGCGCGGGTGTTATGCCACTGCCACTGGCAACGCGACCGGCAGTCCGCGTTGACGATTTTGATTGTGCACGGGCTTGAGGGCTCCAGCGAATCAAGCTATGTGCGCGGAACAACCCACAAGGCGTTTAGCGCGGGGATGAATGTGGTGCGCATGAACGTGCGCAATTGCGGTGGAACCGAACACCTTGCGCCGAGCTTGTATCACTCGGGACTGTCTGCCGATATTGATGCGGTCACACGCGCGCTGATCAGCGAGCACAAGCTTCGGCGCCTGGCGTTGATCGGATTTTCCATGGGCGGCAATCAGGTGCTGAAGTTGGCAGGGGAGTGGGGAACCGAAGGCCCAAGTGAACTCCGCGCGGTGGTGGCAGTTTCGCCGGCGATTGATCTGGGGCCCTCGGCGGACGCCCTGCACCTGCCGGCCAACCGGGTTTATGAGTGGCATTTTCTGTGGTTGCTGAAGCGGCGGCTGCGGCGCAAGGCGCGGCTGTTCGCTGATGCCTACGATCTGGATTGCCTCCGCGGTGTGCGGACGTTGCGGCAGTTCGATAACCAGGTGACGGCGCGATATTGCAATTTTGCCGATGCCGACGATTATTACCGCCGCGCTTCTGCGTTTCCGGTGCTGGACCGCATCGCGGCGCCGACGTTGGTGATCCACGCCAAAGACGACCCGTTTATCCGTATTTTGCCGGAGACGCGGGCCAAGCTGCTGGCGAATCCGAAAATTCATCTGATCGAGACGAAACATGGCGGGCACTGCGGATTCCTAGCTGCGGCGGATGGCTACGATGGCCGCTGGGCGGAGCGCACTGCGGTCGAATTTCTCACGCGGTTCTGA